One segment of Carya illinoinensis cultivar Pawnee chromosome 1, C.illinoinensisPawnee_v1, whole genome shotgun sequence DNA contains the following:
- the LOC122286043 gene encoding protein HEADING DATE REPRESSOR 1-like — MENQNAIRERKKVVDVALPGFSPVSSPRIFWKSRKRSASGRNLDKLTEDNANETPNKQEETLSTEEKVQESAAISELSERRKALFEPLDPITDINGRRPSAESLLPPPDFDSTSYPRGWLIGKKRKLVNVDVVESMRKIAIQEMNRKDREIDGLNEQLEEDAQCLEHLQLQLLQERSKRTEIERENTMLQEQISMLMNMIQDESMGDEGPDEP; from the exons ATGGAAAACCAAAACGCGATTAGGGAAAGAAAGAAGGTGGTGGATGTGGCTTTGCCAGGGTTCTCTCCTGTCTCTTCTCCTCGAATTTTTTGGAAATCTCGAAAGAGATCAG CTAGCGGGAGGAATTTAGACAAGCTAACGGAAGACAATGCTAATGAAACACCCAACAAACAGGAAGAAACTCTGAGTACTGAAGAGAAGGTGCAGGAATCCGCTGCAATTTCTGAGCTCTCTGAGCGTCGAAAGGCTCTGTTTGAACCATTAGATCCTATAACGGATATAAATGGCCGGCGACCATCGGCTGAATCTCTACTCCCACCACCCGACTTCGACTCCACGAGCTATCCCCGAGGCTGGCTAATTGGTAAGAAGAGAAAACTAGTCAATGTGGATGTTGTTGAGAGCATGCGGAAGATAGCTATCCAAGAAATGAACAGGAAG GACCGGGAGATCGATGGCCTAAATGAGCAATTGGAGGAGGATGCTCAATGCCTAGAACACCTGCAGCTCCAGCTTCTGCAAGAAAGAAGCAAACGTACTGAGATCGAGAGAGAAAACACAATGCTGCAAGAGCAGATATCCATGTTGATGAACATGATACAGGACGAGTCGATGGGGGATGAAGGCCCAGATGAACCATAG
- the LOC122285849 gene encoding uncharacterized protein LOC122285849 isoform X2 → MYNPLDEPSPLGLRLRKSPSLLDLIQMKLSQQNSSKLANVDKKDHKGTNDKLKASNFPGSILKIGTWEYKSRYEGDLVAKCYFAKHKLVWEVLDGGLKNKIEIQWSDIVAIKANYPDDEPGTLDVVLARRPLFFRETNPQPRKHTLWQATSDFTGGQASIHRRHFLKCPPGTLGKHFEKLIQCDPRLYFLSQQHEIVLDCPFFEPGVAVFEDLNESSHVFDLNGEARPAFLGLGDVASPSQAQSSSTKNEQDYIGRNLENFSQETSSPSSVMDTNAIEEIRSIEGKSSKLLGHLDQIKVPGFHPSMSMSDLVSHIENCIAEQMTSENPVFSGMKQHGIDILEEITQYLFSDSQLTSASDEQSLMSRVNSLCCLLQKDPSPAQKLQAERDDDGDGNADQKIGVAVAAAANKSKPADESPAPWVESIGVSGCKQPQAMSRKDSFADLLLNLPRIASLPQFLFSLPEDSDNQAR, encoded by the exons ATGTACAATCCCCTGGATGAGCCAAGCCCACTTGGCTTGCGTCTCCGAAAGAGCCCGTCCCTTTTGGATTTGATTCAAATGAAGCTCTCTCAACAGAACTCTTCAAAGTTGGCCAACGTGGACAAAAAGGATCACAAGGGTACTAATGATAAGCTCAAGGCTTCAAACTTTCCAGGCTCCATTCTGAAAATTGGAACGTGGGAG TATAAGTCGAGGTATGAGGGAGACTTGGTGGCAAAATGTTACTTTGCGAAGCATAAGCTTGTGTGGGAAGTTCTTGATGGTGGTCttaagaataaaattgaaattcagTGGTCAGATATTGTGGCTATCAAAGCAAACTACCCGGATGATGAACCAGGAACTTTGGATGTTGTG CTGGCCAGGCGGCCCCTTTTCTTTAGGGAGACAAACCCACAGCCTAGGAAGCATACCTTATGGCAGGCAACATCAGATTTTACCGGTGGACAAGCTAGCATACATAG GCGACATTTTCTGAAGTGCCCACCAGGCACACTGGGCAAGCACTTTGAAAAGCTAATTCAATGTGATCCTCGATTATACTTTCTAAGTCAACAACATGAAATTGTGTTAGACTGCCCATTTTTCGAACCGGGAGTAGCTGTGTTTGAGGATCTAAATGAATCCAGCCACGTGTTTGATTTAAATGGTGAAGCGAGACCTGCTTTTCTCGGTTTGGGGGATGTAGCATCACCTTCTCAGGCTCAATCATCATCAACAAAAAATGAACAAGATTACATTGGTAGAAATCTCGAAAATTTTTCCCAGGAAACTTCTTCTCCGAGCTCAG TGATGGACACTAATGCAATTGAAGAAATAAGGAGCATTGAAGGCAAGAGTTCGAAGTTGCTCGGCCATTTGGATCAAATCAAAGTGCCTGGATTTCATCCATCAATGTCTATGAGTGATCTAGTGAGCCACATTGAAAACTGTATTGCAGAACAGATGACATCTGAAAATCCCGTCTTTTCTGGCATGAAACAACATGGAATAGACATTCTGGAGGAGATTACACAGTACTTGTTTAGCGACTCTCAATTAACATCGGCTTCTGATGAGCAGTCACTCATGTCAAGGGTCAATTCTCTCTGCTGCCTTCTGCAGAAAGATCCTTCACCTGCACAAAAACTGCAGGCTGAACgtgatgatgatggtgatggAAATGCTGATCAGAAAATAGGTGTGGCTGTTGCTGCGGCAGCAAATAAAAGTAAGCCTGCAGATGAATCTCCTGCACCTTGGGTTGAATCCATTGGTGTTTCTGGCTGCAAACAGCCGCAGGCCATGTCAAGGAAGGACTCATTTGCGGATCTTCTTCTTAATCTTCCAAGGATAGCATCTCTCCCACAGTTTTTGTTTAGCTTGCCAGAAGATTCTGATAATCAAGCTAGATAG
- the LOC122285959 gene encoding AP2-like ethylene-responsive transcription factor At1g16060: protein MAKSSVKNSTTTANTSNNTESPATKVKRTRKSVPRDSPPQRSSIYRGVTRHRWTGRYEAHLWDKNCWNESQNKKGRQVYLGAYDNEEAAAHAYDLAALKYWGQETILNFPLATYQEELKEMEGQSKEEYIGALRRKSSGFSRGVSKYRGVARHHHNGRWEARIGRVFGNKYLYLGTYATQEEAATAYDMAAIEYRGLNAVTNFDLSRYIKWLRPNPNNQFDSLTNPNDLQSNLNCSFNLLENPNPPELGLSFLSNHTNSSASDTTLAPPMLGSGASSTSSALGLLLQSSKFKEMLERTSVADSPPTPQESDQPRRSFPDDIQTYFDCQDSGSYADGDDHIIFGDLNSIASPIFDVELGH, encoded by the exons ATGGCGAAAAGCTCAGTCAAGAACAGTACTACCACTGCAAACACCAGTAACAATACCGAGAGCCCCGCAACCAAGGTGAAGCGGACGCGCAAAAGCGTCCCTCGAGACTCTCCTCCTCAGCGTAGTTCGATCTACCGGGGCGTCACGAG GCATCGGTGGACGGGCCGCTATGAAGCTCATTTGTGGGACAAGAATTGCTGGAATGAGTCGCAGAACAAGAAAGGAAGACaag TATatttag GGGCATATGATAATGAAGAAGCCGCCGCACATGCTTATGATTTGGCAGCATTGAAGTATTGGGGACAAGAAACCATCCTCAATTTCCCG CTCGCAACCTACCAAGAAGAACTCAAAGAAATGGAAGGTCAGTCAAAAGAAGAGTACATCGGTGCTTTGAGGAG AAAAAGTAGTGGGTTTTCTCGTGGGGTCTCAAAGTACAGAGGCGTAGCAAG ACATCATCACAATGGACGGTGGGAAGCTCGCATTGGCAGAGTTTTCGGCAACAAATATCTCTATCTTGGAACCTATG CCACTCAAGAGGAAGCAGCCACAGCATATGACATGGCAGCCATAGAGTATCGTGGACTTAACGCTGTTACTAACTTTGACCTCAGTCGTTATATCAAGTGGCTACGCCCTAATCCCAATAACCAATTTGATAGCCTCACCAACCCGAACGACCTTCAATCCAACCTTAATTGTTCTTTTAATCTATTGGAAAACCCTAATCCTCCTGAGCTTGGCTTAAGCTTCTTATCCAACCATACTAATTCAAGTGCCAGTGATACAACCCTAGCTCCTCCAATGCTTGGCAGTGGTGCCTCATCGACATCGTCAGCTCTAGGGCTTCTGTTGCAATCCTCCAAGTTTAAGGAAATGCTGGAAAGGACATCGGTAGCAGACAGTCCACCAACGCCTCAAGAGTCTGACCAACCGCGTCGAAGTTTTCCAGACGATATTCAGACATACTTTGATTGCCAAGACTCCGGCAGCTATGCTGATGGTGATGATCATATTATATTTGGGGACTTGAACTCGATTGCTTCTCCAATTTTTGACGTTGAACTTGGCCACTGA
- the LOC122285991 gene encoding uncharacterized protein LOC122285991 isoform X1 gives MANTLSISLSSSLRLHLLVPSTGRLRTMAMATPATATKVVPAVIVGGGRVGRAFQDMGNGQDFLVKRGESVPLDFEGPILVCTRNDDLDAVLQATPPSRWNDLIFVQNGMLEPWLQSKGLSDADQVLAYFAVSKLGEAPVDGKTDTNPEGLTAAYGKWASAVAARLHAGGLSCKVLNREAFQKQMLEKLIWISAFMLVGARHPGATVGAVEKEYRSEVSSLIAELATAAAAEKDLVFEEAMEDRLCAYSRAVSHFPTAVKEFKWRNGWFYSLSEKAISEGKPDPCPLHTSWLKELKIV, from the exons ATGGCCAACACACTCTCCATCTCACTCTCTAGCTCTCTCAGACTCCACCTCTTGGTACCCAGTACAGGCAGACTCAGAACCATGGCCATGGCCACCCCCGCTACCGCCACCAAGGTTGTCCCGGCCGTGATTGTTGGTGGCGGACGCGTAGGTAGGGCCTTCCAGGACATGGGCAACGGTCAGGATTTTCTAGTCAAGAGGGGCGAGTCCGTGCCGCTCGATTTCGAAGGCCCCATCTTGGTCTGCACCAGGAACGATGATCTTGATGCCGTTCTTCAGGCCACTCCTCCCTCCAGATGGAACG ATTTGATATTTGTCCAGAATGGAATGCTGGAGCCATGGCTTCAAAGTAAAGGTCTGAGTGATGCGGACCAAGTATTAGCATATTTTGCCGTATCAAAGCTTGGAGAAGCCCCTGTTGATGGGAAGACTGATACCAATCCTGAAGGGCTGACAGCAGCATATGGGAAGTGGGCATCGGCCGTAGCTGCAAGATTACATGCTGGAGGCCTCTCTTGCAAG GTTCTCAACAGGGAAGCATTTCAAAAGCAGATGTTAGAAAAGCTGATATGGATATCGGCATTCATGCTTGTGGGAGCTCGTCATCCTGGGGCAACTGTAGGTGCTGTGGAGAAGGAATACCGCTCAGAA GTGTCTAGTCTTATTGCAGAACTTGCTACTGCAGCAGCGGCCGAAAAAGACTTGGTATTTGAAGAAGCCATGGAAGATAGACTATGTGCGTACTCCCGAGCAGTTTCCCACTTTCCTACAGCAGTTAAAGAG TTTAAATGGAGGAATGGTTGGTTCTACTCACTCTCGGAGAAGGCAATATCAGAAGGAAAACCTGATCCATGTCCACTGCATACATCATGGctcaaagaattgaaaattgtCTAG
- the LOC122286017 gene encoding trimethylguanosine synthase-like isoform X2 encodes MDEEGWYSVTPEEIAIRHAQRSGNGIVIDCFAGVGGNAIQFARMCYSVVAIDIDPQKIEFAINNAKIYGVEDYIDFIVGDFFQLAPSLKGDMVFLAPPWGGPSYKSIEKFTLDSLEPRDGFTIFQVAQAITPNIIMFLPRNVDLQQVEELSWLSSPPLEVEIEENYVQRNVKGVTAYFSGAVCGQLGWS; translated from the exons ATGGACGAGGAGGGATGGTATTCTGTTACACCCGAAGAGATTGCGATTCGACACGCTCAGAGGAGTGGGAATGGAATTGTGATCGATTGCTTTGCAGGCGTTGGTGGCAACGCTATCCAGTTTGCTAGAAT GTGTTATTCAGTTGTTGCTATTGACATCGATCctcaaaaaattgaatttgccattaataatgcaaaaatatacGGTGTGGAAGATTATATCGATTTCATTGTTGGAGACTTCTTCCAACTTGCTCCATCACTGAAG GGGGACATGGTGTTTCTTGCTCCGCCATGGGGAGGTCCATCGTACAAAAGTATTGAAAAATTTACGCTTGATTCTCTCGAGCCAAGAGATGG GTTCACCATATTTCAGGTTGCTCAGGCAATAACACCTAACATCATTATGTTCTTACCACGGAATGTGGATTTGCAGCAAGTGGAAGAGCTTTCTTGGCTGTCTTCTCCTCCCCTAGAAGTTGAG ATTGAAGAAAATTATGTGCAACGCAATGTAAAGGGTGTCACAGCTTACTTTAGTGGTGCAGTGTGCGGTCAACTTGGTtggtcataa
- the LOC122285891 gene encoding aspartyl protease family protein At5g10770-like, with product MVDALPLFPLMLSLLFLYLSIANGVHCYEEKKVLSLQSFQWKQQNGTPSCISRKSRRENGATILEMKHRDYCSGKIIDWSEKQQKRLILDNSHVKLLQSRIRNKAASGGVEDVSKAQIPLTSGIELETLNYIVTIGLGGRNMTVIVDTGSDLTWVQCQPCNSCYNQKEPLFNPSASSSYQSILCNSPACRSIQSASWNSPLCGSNQPSSCNYVVNYGDGSYTKGELARDHLNLGATPVNDFLFGCGRNNKGLFGGASGLMGLGRSDVSVISQSSALFGGVFSYCLPSTEAGASGSLVMGGDSSVFKNSTPISYTRMVQNPQLSNFYFLNLTGISIGGVAVQAPSLAHGRILIDSGTVISRLAPSVYQAVKAEFLKQMSGLPPAPGFSILDTCFNLSGYSEVNIPTLKLHFEGNAELNVDVTGILYVVKSDASQVCFAVASLSYEDEVGIVGNYQQKNQRVVYDIKQSELGFAGETCSFI from the exons ATGGTGGATGCATTGCCTCTTTTCCCCTTGatgctttctcttctttttctttacctCAGCATTGCAAATGGGGTCCACtgttatgaagagaagaaggtcCTCAGCCTGCAAAGTTTTCAATGGAAACAGCAAAATGGTACACCGAGTTGCATCTCCCGGAAATCAA GGAGGGAGAATGGTGCAACTATATTGGAAATGAAACACCGAGACTACTGCTCAGGAAAGATCATCGACTGGAGTGAGAAGCAACAAAAACGTTTGATATTGGATAATTCTCATGTCAAGTTACTACAATCCCGGATACGAAACAAAGCCGCGTCCGGTGGTGTCGAAGATGTGTCCAAAGCTCAAATCCCATTAACTTCTGGAATAGAACTTGAGACACTAAACTATATCGTAACCATCGGGTTGGGAGGCCGAAATATGACAGTTATTGTGGACACGGGAAGCGATTTGACGTGGGTTCAATGCCAGCCTTGCAATTCATGTTACAATCAAAAAGAACCTCTCTTCAACCCTTCGGCATCCTCCTCATACCAATCAATTTTGTGCAATTCACCAGCATGTCGGTCGATTCAATCTGCTTCTTGGAATTCACCCCTGTGTGGAAGCAACCAACCTTCTTCATGTAACTATGTCGTTAACTATGGAGATGGGTCCTACACTAAGGGCGAGCTAGCTCGTGACCACCTTAACCTCGGAGCAACTCCTGTGAATGATTTTCTATTCGGCTGTGGTCGGAACAATAAAGGTCTTTTTGGAGGAGCTTCAGGTCTCATGGGGCTGGGAAGGAGCGATGTCTCAGTGATCTCTCAAAGTTCTGCCTTATTTGGAGGGGTTTTCTCCTACTGCTTACCTTCCACTGAAGCTGGGGCTTCTGGATCGTTGGTTATGGGTGGAGATTCTTCGGTATTCAAGAATTCCACTCCCATTTCTTACACCAGAATGGTTCAGAATCCGCAGTTGTCCAACTTCTATTTTCTCAACCTTACTGGCATAAGCATCGGTGGGGTGGCTGTACAAGCTCCAAGTCTAGCTCATGGCAGAATTCTGATCGATTCTGGGACTGTTATTTCAAGGCTTGCTCCATCAGTTTACCAGGCTGTGAAAGCGGAGTTTCTGAAACAAATGTCTGGGCTTCCTCCAGCACCAGGATTTTCTATCTTGGACACTTGCTTCAACCTCAGTGGATATTCGGAAGTGAATATTCCTACACTAAAATTGCACTTCGAGGGTAATGCTGAGCTGAATGTGGATGTAACAGGCATCCTTTATGTCGTAAAAAGTGATGCATCTCAGGTTTGTTTCGCAGTTGCAAGTCTCTCCTATGAAGATGAGGTTGGTATTGTTGGGAACTATCAACAGAAGAACCAAAGGGTTGTATATGATATTAAACAGTCAGAGCTGGGATTTGCAGGAGAAACTTGCAGTTTCATATAA
- the LOC122285991 gene encoding uncharacterized protein LOC122285991 isoform X2 codes for MILMPFFRPLLPPDGTNGMLEPWLQSKGLSDADQVLAYFAVSKLGEAPVDGKTDTNPEGLTAAYGKWASAVAARLHAGGLSCKVLNREAFQKQMLEKLIWISAFMLVGARHPGATVGAVEKEYRSEVSSLIAELATAAAAEKDLVFEEAMEDRLCAYSRAVSHFPTAVKEFKWRNGWFYSLSEKAISEGKPDPCPLHTSWLKELKIV; via the exons ATGATCTTGATGCCGTTCTTCAGGCCACTCCTCCCTCCAGATGGAACG AATGGAATGCTGGAGCCATGGCTTCAAAGTAAAGGTCTGAGTGATGCGGACCAAGTATTAGCATATTTTGCCGTATCAAAGCTTGGAGAAGCCCCTGTTGATGGGAAGACTGATACCAATCCTGAAGGGCTGACAGCAGCATATGGGAAGTGGGCATCGGCCGTAGCTGCAAGATTACATGCTGGAGGCCTCTCTTGCAAG GTTCTCAACAGGGAAGCATTTCAAAAGCAGATGTTAGAAAAGCTGATATGGATATCGGCATTCATGCTTGTGGGAGCTCGTCATCCTGGGGCAACTGTAGGTGCTGTGGAGAAGGAATACCGCTCAGAA GTGTCTAGTCTTATTGCAGAACTTGCTACTGCAGCAGCGGCCGAAAAAGACTTGGTATTTGAAGAAGCCATGGAAGATAGACTATGTGCGTACTCCCGAGCAGTTTCCCACTTTCCTACAGCAGTTAAAGAG TTTAAATGGAGGAATGGTTGGTTCTACTCACTCTCGGAGAAGGCAATATCAGAAGGAAAACCTGATCCATGTCCACTGCATACATCATGGctcaaagaattgaaaattgtCTAG
- the LOC122286017 gene encoding trimethylguanosine synthase-like isoform X1, translating to MEKKMMISESPRTSRRIKKRKLANVCVKTYKKRKSREERVSPLIEKYWFQRYHLFSRYDEGIKMDEEGWYSVTPEEIAIRHAQRSGNGIVIDCFAGVGGNAIQFARMCYSVVAIDIDPQKIEFAINNAKIYGVEDYIDFIVGDFFQLAPSLKGDMVFLAPPWGGPSYKSIEKFTLDSLEPRDGFTIFQVAQAITPNIIMFLPRNVDLQQVEELSWLSSPPLEVEIEENYVQRNVKGVTAYFSGAVCGQLGWS from the exons atggagaagaagatgatgatttcTGAGTCACCGAGGACCAGTCGACGCATTAAAAAGCGCAAGCTCGCAAACGTTTGTG TTAAAACTTATAAGAAAAGGAAATCCAGGGAAGAACGGGTCAGTCCACttattgaaaaatattggtttcAAAGGTACCATCTATTCTCGAGATACGATGAGGGTATCAAAATGGACGAGGAGGGATGGTATTCTGTTACACCCGAAGAGATTGCGATTCGACACGCTCAGAGGAGTGGGAATGGAATTGTGATCGATTGCTTTGCAGGCGTTGGTGGCAACGCTATCCAGTTTGCTAGAAT GTGTTATTCAGTTGTTGCTATTGACATCGATCctcaaaaaattgaatttgccattaataatgcaaaaatatacGGTGTGGAAGATTATATCGATTTCATTGTTGGAGACTTCTTCCAACTTGCTCCATCACTGAAG GGGGACATGGTGTTTCTTGCTCCGCCATGGGGAGGTCCATCGTACAAAAGTATTGAAAAATTTACGCTTGATTCTCTCGAGCCAAGAGATGG GTTCACCATATTTCAGGTTGCTCAGGCAATAACACCTAACATCATTATGTTCTTACCACGGAATGTGGATTTGCAGCAAGTGGAAGAGCTTTCTTGGCTGTCTTCTCCTCCCCTAGAAGTTGAG ATTGAAGAAAATTATGTGCAACGCAATGTAAAGGGTGTCACAGCTTACTTTAGTGGTGCAGTGTGCGGTCAACTTGGTtggtcataa
- the LOC122285849 gene encoding uncharacterized protein LOC122285849 isoform X1, whose translation MVQLMNSGMESDTNCRKKLGVKLEADDSLEDQIGPLNKRSKTESCPQWNSGPGALAIPPSMYNPLDEPSPLGLRLRKSPSLLDLIQMKLSQQNSSKLANVDKKDHKGTNDKLKASNFPGSILKIGTWEYKSRYEGDLVAKCYFAKHKLVWEVLDGGLKNKIEIQWSDIVAIKANYPDDEPGTLDVVLARRPLFFRETNPQPRKHTLWQATSDFTGGQASIHRRHFLKCPPGTLGKHFEKLIQCDPRLYFLSQQHEIVLDCPFFEPGVAVFEDLNESSHVFDLNGEARPAFLGLGDVASPSQAQSSSTKNEQDYIGRNLENFSQETSSPSSVMDTNAIEEIRSIEGKSSKLLGHLDQIKVPGFHPSMSMSDLVSHIENCIAEQMTSENPVFSGMKQHGIDILEEITQYLFSDSQLTSASDEQSLMSRVNSLCCLLQKDPSPAQKLQAERDDDGDGNADQKIGVAVAAAANKSKPADESPAPWVESIGVSGCKQPQAMSRKDSFADLLLNLPRIASLPQFLFSLPEDSDNQAR comes from the exons ATGGTTCAGTTAATGAATTCCGGGATGGAATCGGACACCAACTGCCGGAAAAAGCTCGGGGTGAAGCTGGAGGCTGATGACTCGTTAGAAGATCAAATCGGCCCGCTTAACAAGCGATCCAAAACCGAATCGTGTCCACAG TGGAATTCAGGACCTGGCGCCTTGGCTATCCCTCCCTCAATGTACAATCCCCTGGATGAGCCAAGCCCACTTGGCTTGCGTCTCCGAAAGAGCCCGTCCCTTTTGGATTTGATTCAAATGAAGCTCTCTCAACAGAACTCTTCAAAGTTGGCCAACGTGGACAAAAAGGATCACAAGGGTACTAATGATAAGCTCAAGGCTTCAAACTTTCCAGGCTCCATTCTGAAAATTGGAACGTGGGAG TATAAGTCGAGGTATGAGGGAGACTTGGTGGCAAAATGTTACTTTGCGAAGCATAAGCTTGTGTGGGAAGTTCTTGATGGTGGTCttaagaataaaattgaaattcagTGGTCAGATATTGTGGCTATCAAAGCAAACTACCCGGATGATGAACCAGGAACTTTGGATGTTGTG CTGGCCAGGCGGCCCCTTTTCTTTAGGGAGACAAACCCACAGCCTAGGAAGCATACCTTATGGCAGGCAACATCAGATTTTACCGGTGGACAAGCTAGCATACATAG GCGACATTTTCTGAAGTGCCCACCAGGCACACTGGGCAAGCACTTTGAAAAGCTAATTCAATGTGATCCTCGATTATACTTTCTAAGTCAACAACATGAAATTGTGTTAGACTGCCCATTTTTCGAACCGGGAGTAGCTGTGTTTGAGGATCTAAATGAATCCAGCCACGTGTTTGATTTAAATGGTGAAGCGAGACCTGCTTTTCTCGGTTTGGGGGATGTAGCATCACCTTCTCAGGCTCAATCATCATCAACAAAAAATGAACAAGATTACATTGGTAGAAATCTCGAAAATTTTTCCCAGGAAACTTCTTCTCCGAGCTCAG TGATGGACACTAATGCAATTGAAGAAATAAGGAGCATTGAAGGCAAGAGTTCGAAGTTGCTCGGCCATTTGGATCAAATCAAAGTGCCTGGATTTCATCCATCAATGTCTATGAGTGATCTAGTGAGCCACATTGAAAACTGTATTGCAGAACAGATGACATCTGAAAATCCCGTCTTTTCTGGCATGAAACAACATGGAATAGACATTCTGGAGGAGATTACACAGTACTTGTTTAGCGACTCTCAATTAACATCGGCTTCTGATGAGCAGTCACTCATGTCAAGGGTCAATTCTCTCTGCTGCCTTCTGCAGAAAGATCCTTCACCTGCACAAAAACTGCAGGCTGAACgtgatgatgatggtgatggAAATGCTGATCAGAAAATAGGTGTGGCTGTTGCTGCGGCAGCAAATAAAAGTAAGCCTGCAGATGAATCTCCTGCACCTTGGGTTGAATCCATTGGTGTTTCTGGCTGCAAACAGCCGCAGGCCATGTCAAGGAAGGACTCATTTGCGGATCTTCTTCTTAATCTTCCAAGGATAGCATCTCTCCCACAGTTTTTGTTTAGCTTGCCAGAAGATTCTGATAATCAAGCTAGATAG